CATGTTCCCCCATCCCTCGGGAGAAGAGAAGAGTCAAGTCAGGCAAGCCcccctccagctccagccaacCACCAACCTTTTCAGATGCAGCCTCCAGCGACTTCAGATTGTTAGTAACATTCTTGAGTTCTTCTTCCAGGTCACCACATTTTCTGCACAAAGACAAAGGATTTTTGTGTCTTATCTTCCCTTACAGCTGGGCAATAGCAATCGACCCTAAGATAAATTTTCAAAACGAGAAACCTACACAGCCCCAGGGGGGGCCCCAGAAGGAATGTGGAGGAAAAATGTTAATGGATTTTTCTGCAGTGCACTGCTATGAGCTTATCAAAGCCCTACCATACCAGGCAGAGGCGAGGCCGGCCCCAGGAGTCTTTGGAGGGCTTGGAAAGCACTCCTGGTCTTCTGCCAAGGGTGAGGCAACACCAACCTGTGAAATCTATGATTGATGAGCCTGACTCCGGAAGGTGTATGAATGGGATTGAGGGCAGGAGACAGGCGGACAGCAATGAAGAGTTTGCATGGGACACGCCAGGAAGGAAGCCCGGAGTGGATTTGTGAAACCAGATCTCTGTCCACACTCCAGGATGCTCTGTGGGGCTGAATTCCTCGCCCGAGGCCAAGAGGGcaggtgttttgttttccagTGCTCTCAGTGCTCGTGGGATTCCTGTTAAGCTTCTCACCTTCCCCCCAGGAATGTGCCTCGGCCAAACACTGACAGGAGGAGCAAGGCGCTTACATACGGATGGGGGCTCCTGCCCTCTGAAGCAGGTCAGGGTTGTGTTAAGATGGCACAGCCCCCTGAGATAGCCTCTCTGGGAAAATGGGCTTCCCAGCTGCCTCCTGTCTCACTCCTATTTCCCCATATCTTTGCGGGAAGGGTCAAGACGTAGGCGGCACTTCCCGCGGCAGTAAGAACAGTCACCACCTCTCTTTGTCACGGAAACCAAGAGAAAGGATGAGAGGATGAGCCATGAGCTCCCGACGCCCGTCCACTTGAGCAGAGGCCCCGGTCAGAGCCAATTCCCAGCACAGCCAGCTCCCGCCCACTCCACCCCGGGAGCTGAGCCAGCCTCGCTCAGTCCTGTTGTGCCACTCACAGTTCAGACACCTCCGCACGCTCCTCTGCCCTCTCCAGCTCACCCTCCAGGATGACCAGCTTCCGAGCTACCTGCAGAGACAGAAAGGCCCAACTGAGCCCAATCCCCACCAGCTGTGCCCTCTCCCACCCACTGCAGGGAGCCCCCACGGATGCCCCACCCAGACCCCTAGATCAGCTGCAACATGGGGTTTTCTGctggttctattttttaaatttttttgagacagagtctctctctctctctcacccaggctggagtgcagtggtgcaatcctgactcactgcaatttccacctcctgggttcaagtgagtctcctgtctcagcctcccgagtagctgggattatcggcacgcaccaccacgcctggctaatttttgtcttttttgtagagacggggtttctctatgttggccaggctggtcatgaactcctgacctcaggtgatctgccctcccaaagtgctggaattatagacctgagccaccactcctggcctttaaaaattgttttgacacagggtcttgctctgtctccaaggctggagtgcagcggtgcggtcagagctcactgcagccttgacttcccaggctgaagcgatcttcctgcttcagcctcccaagtagctgggactacaggtgcatgccaccatgtccagctaattattattattttattttatagaaatggggtctcactatgtttcccaggcctcaggcgatcctcccacctgggtcaCCCttagtgctggggttataggtctgagccaccgagcctggcctttTGCTGGTGCTTCAACTCAAATAGCCATCCCGGGGCCTGGAGGAAATCCTGATTCTCTTCCTCAGGCCCGAGGAGGGAGGCAGTCAAGAGGCGCGAGGGAAGAGCCGAGCCGAGCCACCGAGGCAGGCAAAGGAGGGGCTGAGCCTGCACGGTCTGAAAAATCCACGGCTTGGGACCACAATCCTCCATTTCTGCCCAACTGTGCCAAAACGCCCAGCTAGGGACGCAAGTGAGCCGATCCGTTTTCCCATTACGTTACACAAGCGTCCGCGGGACTTTTTTTGGCATCGTGGGAAACAGTTTCCTAGCCAAGCGGCTGTCTCTGGACAAACATATGTGCGCGCAGGAGGACAGCTGACCTAACCAAGAGCTTCCTTTGGTGGCCGCGGCGTCCCTGCTATCTCGGCAGATGCATTTCCTCCCGCTTCCTGCTGCCGCGCCATCTGCCAGCCTCACTCACCTCCTCGTATTTGCGGTCGGCCTCTTCCGCGATGTGCTTGGCCTCTTTGAGCTGCATCTCCTGAATCTCCATCTTCTCCTCATCCTTCATGGCCCGGTTTTCGATCACCTTCATTCCTCTGCAAGGAGCAACCAGGGGCGCTTTCACTCACACCCTTCCTCCACCcacctctatctttttttttttttttttgagacagtattgctctgttgccaggcgccaggatagagggcagtggcgtgatcttggctcactgcaacctccacctcccaggttcaaacaattctccggcctcagcctcccgagtagctgggactacaggcgtgcgccaccacggccagctaatttttgtattttttttagtagagacagggtttcaccatgttggccaggatggtctcgatctcttgacctcgtgatccacccgcctcggcctcccaaaatgctgggattacaggcgtgagccaccgcgcccggcctcatctatctttttttttgagacggcagtggcgcaatcttcgcacactacaacttccacctccagggttcaagcagttctcctgtttcAACCTCTtcggtacctgggattacaggcacctgccaccacgtccgggtaatttttattttattttcattttttaaaatttatttattgattgattgattgattgagatggagtttcactcttgctgcccaggctggagtgcagtggtgtgatcttggttcactacaacctctgcctatttaaaaaaaaaaatttttttttcagagatggggtctcactatgctgttcaggctggttgcacactcctgggttcaagtgatcctaccaccttggcctttcaaagcgttggaattacaggcatgagacaccacccCGGCCCCATCTCTCATCTAAACGTGTCTCTGAATCTACTGAGCACTGTGACACACTGCAAAGGTGAAACTCTGCAAACACattcccttcattttttttttttttttttttttgagatagagtctcgctctgtcacccaggctggagtgcaatagcgtgatggcacactgcaacctccgcctccaggtttaAGCggtactcctgtctcagcctctgaggagctgggactatgtaggtgtgcaccaccacgcctggcttttatAGTTTTAACAGAGATGAGggttcgctatgttggccaggctggcctcaaactcctgacctacaGGTGTGAGCACGGTGCCCAGCATCCCTTCCTCTTTACTGACTACCAGCCACTGTTCTAAGTGCCGTCACTTTCACAACAGCCCTATGGTGCAGGTACATTatccatattttacagatgaagaaactaaggcctagagaaaggttaagtaacttgcttaaggttATAGCActggtaagtggtagagctgCGGCTTAGACCTCAGCAGTCTGATTTGAGTCTATGTTCcctttctatttacttatttatttatttttctgagacagggtcttgctctattgcccaggctggagtgcagtcgtgtgatcttggctcactgcaacctctgccttctgggttcaagcaattctcctgcctcagcctcctgaataggtggaattacatgtgtgagccaccacacccggctaatttttttgtatttttagtagagatggggtttcaccatgtcagtcaggctggtttcgaactcctggcatcagctgatccacctgccacagcctcccaaagtgctgggattacagacgtgagccaccgtgcccagctcttttattttgagagatggtgtcttactctgttgcccgggctggagtgccgtggtgcctggagagctcatggcagccttgacctcccaggctcaagccatcctgttgcctcagcctcctgagtagctgggactataggtgtgtgccaccacacctggctaaatttaaaaaaaaatggtgtgtgtggaggtgggggtcttgctatgttgctgaggtgggaggatcgctctcaccaaggagttcaaggctgcagtgagccgtgactgcaccactgcactccagcctgggtgacagagcaagatgtgtactttttttttttttttcttgagacagggtctcactctgttgcccaggctggagtgtagcagtgcaatcatggctcactgcagccttgacttcctgggctcaggtgatgctcccacctcagccctttGAGTGGAtgggactaccagcatgtgctaccatgcgTGGCtaacctttaatattttttttgtagagatggggtctccttgtgttgcccaggctggtctcaagcgatctgcccacctcccaagggattacaggcataagccaccgtacccTGCCAAGAccttgtgcatttaaaaaaagaaaaaagaagaggctggCCTGGGATGATGTGTCACTGACATGTATCACTGCCGCCCAGCGCAGAGACCATATACTTCTTGCCGTCCAATATATTATGTCCATGTCGGGTGTCACCCATTCTCAGTTAAGTCTCAAAACACCCTCACGAGGGTGTACAAGGTCTCGCCCTCAGCACGTGAGCAAGCTTGCTGGGATATCTACTGCCAAACCCCCTGCAGCACCCAAGAGATCAAAATGATCTGCCCAAGGCTACACAGAAAGTGCCAGTGGGAGAAGCTGACTCTACATCCCCTGCTTCAAGTATAGAATTCTTTCTATTGAGACACAGCAGTCTAACAGGGGTGTCACCAAAGCCCTCGGGATAACATGATGGAAAGAAGAGACTGGCCTTCGCAGGCTCTCTTGGTTTGCCAAGATGGGAGCCCTCAACGTGGGcacccagccaggctggtctgacaGTGACAGCAGCTAACCCAGGCCCCAGGCACAGCCAGGAGCGCTTGTGACCAGATCTTCCACTGCCCCATGGCTGCCCGGAGCCGCCACTCTGCATCAATTCAGTGGCTGAAGCAGAGTCTGCTGTGGTGGCTTTTCCCTCTGCCCTGGTTGTTCCATTATTTGAGAAGAAATTTCCAGCTTGAACAACATGCCATCTCCAAGGTTCCCTGAGCCGGTTTCTGATCTCTGGTTAGCGGTCACCACACCACAGTGAGAAATGCACcttaaattagccgggcgtggtggtgggtgcctgtagtcccagcttcactctggaggctgaggtgggaagatcgcttgagcccaggaggcagaggtttcacggagctgagacagtgccactgcaatccagcctgagtgacagagtgagaccccatctcgaacaaacaaacaaaataaagaaatacatcttTGGGAGGCGTTTATACTACAAAACCATGGTGGCTGGCTCAAGTGAGAACTCTGGTGTGACTGAGGGCAGACGCAATGATCGATGCTTGGGCCCACACCACTGCCGCACAAGGAACTCCTTTTCCACCACACACAGAGACTGCTGCTTCTGTGAATTACACAATCTACTCTCAGTCTTCCAGGGAGCCTGTGCCAAGGCGTGCCAGAGAATGATCCAGCTCCTGAGGAGAGGGCACCCTGCTGGTAGCCGAGATGCAGAACAGATGCCATGCGGGGGCGAGGAACAtggtcagtttctttctttctttctttttttttttttgagacagagcctcactctcttgtccaggctggagtgcagtggtgcgatctcggctcaccgcaacctctgcctcccaagttcaagcgattctcctgcctcaccctcccgagtagcgggatcacaggcgcccatcaccacacccggctaatttttgtatttttagtagagacggagtttcaccttgttggccaggctggtctcgaactcctgacctcaggtccgcctgcctcagcctcccaaagttctggaattgcaggcgtgagacactgcatgCGGCTCAGGGTCAGTTTCAAGCACGTTAACCTTGCTGGTTTGCACCAGTCCCTGAAATAGCTGTGACCGTCCAAAAGCCTAAAGCCTACCTGAGAACTCCACTAACAATCGCCTACACATCCCaagtttcctttcctcctttccacagtatcctgaatttctttctttctttttttttgagacagggtctcactccttcagaggctggagtacagtggtgccgtcttgcctcactgcagtttcaaactcccaggctcaagtgatcctcccatctcagcctcttgagtaactgggactacaggtgtacatcaccacacccagctaatttttgtatttttttgtagagacagggtctcatcaggttgcccaggttggcctcgaacGCCTGAGCTCGGgcgatttgcctgcctctgcctcccaaagtgctgggattacagcaggagccaccatacctggtctaCCCTGAAATTTGGTGTCTCAAGAACACTGAGAAGAGGCACCATGGCTTTCAGAGAAAATATGAGAAGCAATGCTTTGCAAACCAACCGCCACAAACAGTCATACCTGCAGTCTCACATCTGTCCATTCTGTCTGCCTTTCTGTCTGTTGGAAGTTTCTTTTCATGGTTACCATTAGGATAAATGCCCCGCACCCcctttttttgacatggagttttgctgttgttgcccaggctgaagtacaatggcatgatctcggctcactgcagcctgtgcctcccaagtttaagtgattctcttgcctcagcctcccaagtagctgggattacaggcacctgccaccatacctggctaattttttgtatttttagtagagatggggttttaccatgttggccaggctggtctcgaactcctgacctcaggtgatctgcctgcctcagcctcccgaagtgctgggattacaggcgtgagccaccgtgcccggccaaggaTAAACATCTCTACGCATGGAGTGACGGTTTACAAAGCGCTGTCATGCATTTGTGGACAGGTGCGTGTCTCTGTGACCTTGTTTACTTTCATGCCAGCTCTGGGAGGTGGGCAGCACGATCCAATCCCCATTTTCCAAAAGCAAACATGGATGCCACCAGATTCAAAGCATCCTTACCTCTCACTCTCATCTGCGGCCTTTTccgcctcctccagcttctgcagAGCTGTGGCCAGTCGTTCCTGAGCCCTGTCCAGCTCCTCCTCAACAAGCTGGATGCGTCGGTTAAGGGCGGCCACATCACCTTCAGCCTAGGGGGGGTTGGAGGTGCAGCCAAGTTAAGAAGTATCGGGCCACCCACCAGTGGGAACCTCTCATGTGTCCTGCCCTCCATTAACCCGATTTCCCCCTCAAAGCCCACTCAGGAGTCCAGGCCATAAGGAATTAACACTCGTACCAAAATTTCAATCTGATCTTCTCTGAAAATGTCCGGGAAATACATCCACCACTCAATAGCAAAAGGCGAGTGTCCCAGTACAAGACAGGGAGTTGAGTCAACGCAGGAGACAAATATACCATGTGCTTTGAGATCAGCGTCAGTGCTGG
This genomic interval from Saimiri boliviensis isolate mSaiBol1 chromosome 14, mSaiBol1.pri, whole genome shotgun sequence contains the following:
- the TPM4 gene encoding tropomyosin alpha-4 chain isoform X3 translates to MAGLNSLEAVKRKIQALQQQADEAEDRAQGLQRELDGERERREKAEGDVAALNRRIQLVEEELDRAQERLATALQKLEEAEKAADESERGMKVIENRAMKDEEKMEIQEMQLKEAKHIAEEADRKYEEVARKLVILEGELERAEERAEVSELKCGDLEEELKNVTNNLKSLEAASEKYSEKEDKYEEEIKLLSDRLKEAETRAEFAERTVAKLEKTIDDLEEKLAQAKEENVGLHQTLDQTLNELNCI
- the TPM4 gene encoding tropomyosin alpha-4 chain isoform X4, with product MAGLNSLEAVKRKIQALQQQADEAEDRAQGLQRELDGERERREKAEGDVAALNRRIQLVEEELDRAQERLATALQKLEEAEKAADESERGMKVIENRAMKDEEKMEIQEMQLKEAKHIAEEADRKYEEVARKLVILEGELERAEERAEVSELKCGDLEEELKNVTNNLKSLEAASEKYSEKEDKYEEEIKLLSDRLKEAETRAEFAERTVAKLEKTIDDLEDELYAQKLKYKAISEELDHALNDMTSL